A single genomic interval of Camelina sativa cultivar DH55 chromosome 11, Cs, whole genome shotgun sequence harbors:
- the LOC104725138 gene encoding putative ubiquitin-like-specific protease 1B isoform X1, producing MMAAVATNRKNTNLQAVEKRKRRSSDKPVSSCNNDSSTISRHSAARKVSIGREYHTRCRGSLRFKLLVRASVSKRKPKPRDCCGNNEEINREASNLFGRSKAALRFDRDDCKILVEKDSSTWGVRNCYNNLKASLLRSIEEPFIPLKEEELAEVKTAFSGRNRMKLLVSHRNSNIDICGETLQCLMPTRWLNDEVINLYLELLKEREARDPQKYFKCHFFNTFFYIKLVSGSCYNYQAVRRWTTKRKLGYDLIDCDIIFVPIHGCLHWTLAVINKRECKFQYLDSLTGVNPTVLNDLAKYLVDEVKDKSGQNIDVSSWDIEYVKDLPRQQNGYDCGMFMLKYIDFYSRGLRLQFSQKDMPYFRLRTAKEILRLRAQ from the exons ATGATGGCTGCTGTAGCGACCAATCGCAAAAACACCAATTTGCAGGCTGTGGAGAAACGCAAACGCCGATCCTCGGACAAGCCAGTTTCGTCTTGTAATAATGATAGTAGTACAATCTCGAGACATTCGGCGGCGAGAAAAGTCTCCATCGGACGAGAATATCACACCCGTTGCAGAGGATCCCTTAGATTCAAGTTATTAGTTCGTGCTTCAGTTTCTAAAaggaaaccaaaaccaagagaTTGTTGTGGCAATAATGAAGAGATTAATCGCGAAGCAAGCAATTTATTTGGTCGCAGTAAAGCCGCATTGAGATTTGATCGAGATGATTGCAAAATTTTGGTTGAAAAAGACTCTTCTACTTGGGGTGTTAGGAATTGTTACAACAACTTGAAAGCATCATTGCTCCGCTCCATTGAG GAACCTTTTATACCGCTCAAAGAGGAGGAGTTAGCTGAAGTCAAAACTGCCTTCTCTGGGAGAAATAG aatGAAGCTCTTGGTTTCGCATAGAAACTCCAATATTGATATCTGTGGAGAAACTTTACAGTGTCTAATGCCGACTAGATGGCTTAACGACGAG GTTATCAATCTCTATCTTGAATTGcttaaagagagagaagctagGGATCCCCAAAAGTACTTCAAGTGTCATTTTTTCAATACCTTTTTCTACATTAAG CTAGTAAGCGGGTCCTGTTACAATTACCAAGCTGTCAGGAGATGGACTACCAAGAGAAAGCTGGGATATGATCTTATTGATTGTGACATA ATTTTTGTTCCAATCCACGGATGTCTACATTGGACTCTGGCGGTAATTAACAAAAGGGAATGCAAGTTCCAATATCTTGATTCATTAACTGGAGTTAATCCTACAGTTTTGAATGATTTg GCAAAGTACTTGGTGGATGAAGTAAAGGACAAGAGTGGACAAAATATTGACGTTAGTTCATGGGACATTGAATATGTTAAAGACCTTCCCCGGCAACAGAATGG GTACGACTGTGGGATGTTTATGCTTAAATACATAGATTTTTACAGTAGAGGACTGAGGCTACAATTTAGCCAG AAGGACATGCCATACTTCAGGTTAAGAACAGCAAAGGAGATACTGAGACTGCGAGCCCAATAA
- the LOC104725138 gene encoding putative ubiquitin-like-specific protease 1B isoform X2 has translation MMAAVATNRKNTNLQAVEKRKRRSSDKPVSSCNNDSSTISRHSAARKVSIGREYHTRCRGSLRFKLLVRASVSKRKPKPRDCCGNNEEINREASNLFGRSKAALRFDRDDCKILVEKDSSTWGVRNCYNNLKASLLRSIEEPFIPLKEEELAEVKTAFSGRNRMKLLVSHRNSNIDICGETLQCLMPTRWLNDELVSGSCYNYQAVRRWTTKRKLGYDLIDCDIIFVPIHGCLHWTLAVINKRECKFQYLDSLTGVNPTVLNDLAKYLVDEVKDKSGQNIDVSSWDIEYVKDLPRQQNGYDCGMFMLKYIDFYSRGLRLQFSQKDMPYFRLRTAKEILRLRAQ, from the exons ATGATGGCTGCTGTAGCGACCAATCGCAAAAACACCAATTTGCAGGCTGTGGAGAAACGCAAACGCCGATCCTCGGACAAGCCAGTTTCGTCTTGTAATAATGATAGTAGTACAATCTCGAGACATTCGGCGGCGAGAAAAGTCTCCATCGGACGAGAATATCACACCCGTTGCAGAGGATCCCTTAGATTCAAGTTATTAGTTCGTGCTTCAGTTTCTAAAaggaaaccaaaaccaagagaTTGTTGTGGCAATAATGAAGAGATTAATCGCGAAGCAAGCAATTTATTTGGTCGCAGTAAAGCCGCATTGAGATTTGATCGAGATGATTGCAAAATTTTGGTTGAAAAAGACTCTTCTACTTGGGGTGTTAGGAATTGTTACAACAACTTGAAAGCATCATTGCTCCGCTCCATTGAG GAACCTTTTATACCGCTCAAAGAGGAGGAGTTAGCTGAAGTCAAAACTGCCTTCTCTGGGAGAAATAG aatGAAGCTCTTGGTTTCGCATAGAAACTCCAATATTGATATCTGTGGAGAAACTTTACAGTGTCTAATGCCGACTAGATGGCTTAACGACGAG CTAGTAAGCGGGTCCTGTTACAATTACCAAGCTGTCAGGAGATGGACTACCAAGAGAAAGCTGGGATATGATCTTATTGATTGTGACATA ATTTTTGTTCCAATCCACGGATGTCTACATTGGACTCTGGCGGTAATTAACAAAAGGGAATGCAAGTTCCAATATCTTGATTCATTAACTGGAGTTAATCCTACAGTTTTGAATGATTTg GCAAAGTACTTGGTGGATGAAGTAAAGGACAAGAGTGGACAAAATATTGACGTTAGTTCATGGGACATTGAATATGTTAAAGACCTTCCCCGGCAACAGAATGG GTACGACTGTGGGATGTTTATGCTTAAATACATAGATTTTTACAGTAGAGGACTGAGGCTACAATTTAGCCAG AAGGACATGCCATACTTCAGGTTAAGAACAGCAAAGGAGATACTGAGACTGCGAGCCCAATAA
- the LOC104725139 gene encoding delta(3,5)-Delta(2,4)-dienoyl-CoA isomerase, peroxisomal-like, producing the protein MESYKTLEIERKNTDSSVFHLILNRPSQLNALSLDFFVEFPKALSSLDQNPDVSVIIISGAGKHFCSGIDLSSLSLIKAQSSSGKNDRGRSSELLRRKIKSMQAAITAVELCRKPVIAAIHGACIGGGVDLVTACDIRYCSEDAFFSIKEVDLAIVADLGTLQRLPSIVGYANAMELALTARRFSGGEAQELGLVSRVFGSKSDLIAEGIAAKSPLAVTGTKAVLLRSREVSVEQGLDYVATWNSAMLISDDLNEAVSAQMKKRKPRFAKL; encoded by the exons ATGGAGTCatacaaaaccctagaaatcgaaCGCAAGAACACTGATTCCTCTGTATTTCACCTCATCCTCAACAGACCATCACAGCTCAACGCCTTATCCCTCGATTTCTTCGTCGAGTTCCCCAAAGCTCTCTCATCTCTCGACCAAAACCCAGATGTCTCCGTCATCATCATTTCCGGCGCCGGGAAACACTTCTGCTCCGGCATCGACCTCAGTTCCCTCTCTTTAATCAAGGCCCAATCCTCGTCAGGTAAAAACGATAGAGGACGCTCGAGCGAGCTCCTACGCCGTAAGATCAAGTCGATGCAAGCTGCGATCACGGCCGTCGAGCTCTGCCGGAAACCTGTGATCGCCGCTATACACGGCGCGTGTATCGGAGGTGGCGTTGATCTCGTTACGGCTTGTGATATTAGGTATTGCTCTGAGGATGCTTTTTTCTCGATTAAGGAGGTTGATCTAGCGATTGTCGCGGATCTTGGCACGCTTCAGAGGTTGCCGAGTATCGTTGGGTATGCGAACGCCATGGAATTGGCGTTAACGGCTCGGAGATTCTCAGGTGGTGAAGCGCAGGAGCTTGGTTTGGTTTCTCGGGTTTTTGGATCTAAATCGGATCTTATCGCTGAAG GAATAGCAGCCAAGTCTCCACTAGCTGTGACAGGGACAAAGGCAGTGTTATTAAGAAGCAGAGAGGTGAGTGTAGAACAAGGTCTAGACTACGTAGCAACTTGGAACTCGGCTATGCTTATATCAGACGACCTCAATGAAGCTGTTTCTGCtcagatgaagaaaagaaaacctcgTTTTGCTAAACTGTGA